A window of the Lolium perenne isolate Kyuss_39 chromosome 7, Kyuss_2.0, whole genome shotgun sequence genome harbors these coding sequences:
- the LOC127301072 gene encoding protein SMAX1-like, producing MRADLSTIQQTLTPDAAAALARAMDEAARRRHVATTPLHVAAALLTAPAGLLRQACARAAAAGGAAAASGGAHPLHCRALELCFSVALDRLPAMAAGAKAGGAAQAPPVSNALVAALKRAQAQQRRGCPEAAQQPLLAVKVELEQLVLSILDDPSVSRVMREASFSSAAVKNTIEQSLTSPSPSSSAAASSPQTTPTPFSPSPSPLPRAGTASAYLNPRLAAAAGVAGGDDAHKVLDVMLKPARRNPVLVGDAGPDAILKEAIRRIPTATSPALAAAKILRLEADLAKLAGDKPAMADRIVDLGAVVERLVADHGGVVLDLGDLKWLVQGPAAPSSEGGKAAVAEMGRLLRRFGRGLVWAVATAACATYLRCKIYYPGIEDEWDLHVVPIARTTPPCLEGPALIRPGGSAILSNSMGMLSPMPRPVPVIPTPLQWRPGGDHTPMCMLCKDGYERDLAKLTAERTDKPVSGPQATNPGLPHWLQRTSDQNQSKAQELKWKRSKDELEKKWRETCARVHSTRAGAPALSVPSIPLAPRPRVEPKLAIARSAAVPTLKMNTNWEKPAATPTLELRKSPPGSPVKTDLMLGRLDPAFNPTVENEQKENYEGLTAMQKAKIAGISDIDSFKRLLKGLTEKVSWQSDAAAAIAAVVIQCRSGSDKRRTLRTRGDMWLMFVGPDQAGKRKMVNALSGLMVNARPVIVNFGGDSQLNMGFWGKTALDRVTEAVRQNPFSVIVLEGIDQLDTVVRGKIKRAMETGRLPDSRGREVNLGNVIFVLTTNWVPEEIKGPNIETLLQGEGRMLEISSSNWQLELSIGDKQVKHRADWLCDDARPAKVAKELSSGHGLSLDLNLAVGALDDTESSHNSSDLSVEQEQEKGQLAVLCSTPAPDCDLLQLVDDAIVFRPVDFGPFRKTITDCISAKFESVMGSSNSFRIDEDVIDRMVSSVWLAEEKIDDWAGKVLVPSIERLWHNVKHDNARTVVRLASVADKASPRWGGGKEGLPAAVTIAIDGM from the exons ATGAGGGCGGATCTCAGCACCATCCAACAGACGCTCACGCCGGACGCGGCCGCCGCGCTGGCGCGAGCCATGGACGAGGCGGCGCGACGGAGGCACGTCGCCACCACGCCGCTCCACGTCGCCGCCGCGCTCCTCACCGCGCCGGCCGGCCTGCTCCGCCAGGCCTGCGCGCGGGCCGCCGCCGCGgggggcgccgccgccgcctccggtgGCGCGCACCCGCTCCACTGCCGCGCTCTCGAGCTCTGCTTCTCCGTCGCGCTCGACAGGCTGCCCGCCATGGCGGCCGGCGCCAAGGCCGGCGGGGCGGCTCAGGCGCCTCCCGTGTCCAACGCGCTCGTCGCGGCGCTCAAGCGCGCGCAGGCCCAGCAGCGCCGGGGCTGCCCGGAGGCGGCGCAGCAGCCGCTCCTCGCCGTCAAGGTCGAGCTGGAGCAGCTCGTGCTCTCCATCCTCGACGATCCCTCCGTCAGCCGCGTCATGCGCGAGGCCTCCTTCTcctccgccgccgtcaagaacacCATCGAGCAGTCCCTCACCTCGCCCTCCCCGTCCTCTTCCGCCGCCGCGTCTAGCCCCCAAACCACGCCAACCCCGTTCTCCCCGTCCCCTTCCCCTCTCCCGCGCGCCGGCACCGCCAGCGCCTACCTCAACCCTCGCCTCGCGGCCGCCGCTGGAGTCGCCGGCGGGGACGACGCGCATAAGGTGCTCGACGTCATGCTCAAGCCAGCGCGCCGCAACCCAGTGCTCGTTGGGGACGCCGGCCCGGACGCGATTCTCAAGGAGGCAATCCGGAGAATCCCAACGGCCACCTCGCCTGCCCTTGCTGCGGCCAAGATCCTGCGCCTGGAGGCCGACCTCGCTAAACTCGCCGGAGACAAGCCGGCCATGGCTGACAGGATCGTCGACCTAGGCGCCGTCGTCGAGAGGCTCGTCGCTGACCACGGCGGGGTGGTTCTTGACCTCGGGGACCTCAAGTGGCTCGTCCAAGGCCCCGCCGCACCCTCGTCGGAAGGGGGCAAGGCGGCCGTTGCTGAGATGGGCCGTCTGCTCAGGCGTTTCGGTCGCGGCCTTGTGTGGGCCGTCGCCACGGCCGCGTGCGCCACGTACCTCCGATGCAAGATCTATTACCCTGGGATAGAGGATGAATGGGATCTCCATGTCGTGCCCATCGCCCGCACCACGCCGCCGTGTCTTGAGGGACCTGCTCTCATCAG GCCTGGAGGTAGTGCAATTCTCAGCAACTCGATGGGGATGTTGTCGCCGATGCCCCGGCCTGTGCCAGTGATACCGACACCTCTCCAATGGCGGCCAGGGGGTGACCATACTCCAATGTGCATGCTTTGCAAGGATGGTTATGAGCGCGACCTAGCCAAACTTACAGCAGAGCGAACGGACAAGCCAGTATCCGGCCCTCAGGCTACAAACCCTGGTTTGCCACACTGGCTGCAACGCACTAGTGATCAAAATCAG TCCAAGGCACAGGAGTTGAAATGGAAGAGGAGCAAGGATGAACTTGAGAAGAAATGGCGTGAAACGTGTGCCCGCGTCCATTCGACCCGTGCTGGAGCACCAGCACTCTCTGTGCCATCGATCCCGCTCGCTCCACGCCCACGTGTCGAGCCCAAATTGGCAATTGCAAGGAGTGCTGCCGTTCCCACTCTTAAGATGAACACCAATTGGGAGAAGCCAGCAGCCACTCCGACACTTGAGCTCCGCAAGAGCCCACCAGGAAGCCCAGTGAAAACTGACCTTATGCTTGGTCGCTTGGACCCTGCCTTTAATCCTACTGTGGAGAATGAACAGAAGGAAAATTACGAGGGACTAACTGCCATGCAGAAGGCTAAGATAGCTGGAATTTCGGATATTGATTCCTTCAAGAGGCTCCTCAAAGGGCTAACAGAGAAGGTTAGCTGGCAGTCTGATGCAGCTGCAGCCATCGCTGCTGTTGTGATACAATGCAGATCTGGAAGTGATAAGCGTCGGACCCTTCGAACAAGAGGTGACATGTGGCTCATGTTTGTTGGCCCTGATCAGGCAGGTAAGCGGAAGATGGTGAACGCACTGTCTGGGCTGATGGTGAACGCAAGACCAGTGATTGTGAACTTTGGTGGTGACTCCCAGTTGAACATGGGTTTCTGGGGGAAGACTGCACTCGATCGGGTTACTGAGGCAGTTCGGCAGAACCCATTCTCAGTAATTGTTCTCGAAGGCATTGATCAATTGGACACAGTTGTTCGTGGAAAGATCAAGCGGGCAATGGAGACAGGCCGTCTTCCGGACTCTCGTGGCCGTGAGGTCAACCTTGGCAATGTCATCTTTGTTCTTACTACCAACTGGGTACCCGAGGAAATTAAAGGGCCAAACATCGAGACTTTGCTCCAAGGTGAAGGAAGGATGCTGGAGATATCAAGCTCTAATTGGCAGCTAGAACTCTCTATTGGGGACAAGCAGGTCAAGCACCGAGCAGATTGGCTCTGTGATGATGCTCGCCCTGCAAAGGTAGCAAAAGAATTGTCCAGTGGTCATGGTCTGTCTCTTGACCTCAATTTGGCAGTTGGTGCCTTGGATGATACTGAGAGCTCGCATAATTCCAGCGATCTCTCTGTGGAGCAAGAGCAAGAGAAAGGGCAGCTTGCAGTCCTGTGCTCAACGCCGGCTCCTGACTGCGATCTATTGCAACTCGTTGATGATGCCATTGTGTTTCGCCCAGTCGACTTTGGTCCATTTAGGAAGACTATTACAGATTGCATATCAGCGAAATTCGAGTCGGTCATGGGGAGCAGCAACTCATTCAGAATCGATGAAGATGTCATTGACCGCATGGTTAGCAGCGTCTGGCTCGCCGAGGAGAAGATTGATGACTGGGCCGGTAAAGTACTTGTGCCAAGCATTGAGCGATTGTGGCACAATGTGAAGCATGATAATGCGCGCACTGTCGTCCGTCTCGCATCAGTTGCGGATAAGGCATCGCCAAGGTGGGGTGGGGGGAAGGAAGGGCTACCGGCGGCAGTAACGATCGCCATCGATGGCATGTAG